Proteins co-encoded in one Leucobacter exalbidus genomic window:
- the rplI gene encoding 50S ribosomal protein L9, with the protein MAKVILTHEVQGLGSAGDVVDVKTGYARNYLVPQGFAAHWTRGGEAQVALLRAARDARALASAEDAQALKAKLQDGKIRLFAKAGVGGRLFGSVKPASVAAAVSEAGIGEIDKRKVVLPAIKTTGEYKAVVHLHEGVDARITLQVIAQR; encoded by the coding sequence ATGGCGAAGGTAATTCTTACTCACGAGGTCCAGGGCCTCGGATCCGCCGGTGACGTTGTTGACGTCAAGACCGGTTACGCACGTAACTACCTGGTTCCTCAGGGCTTCGCGGCCCACTGGACCCGCGGTGGCGAAGCTCAGGTTGCGCTGTTGCGCGCAGCTCGCGACGCACGTGCGCTCGCTTCGGCCGAGGACGCTCAGGCGCTCAAGGCGAAGCTCCAGGACGGCAAGATCCGTCTGTTCGCTAAGGCTGGCGTTGGTGGACGCCTGTTCGGTTCGGTAAAGCCCGCTTCGGTGGCTGCAGCCGTATCGGAAGCCGGCATCGGCGAGATCGACAAGCGTAAGGTCGTGCTTCCCGCGATCAAGACGACTGGCGAGTACAAGGCTGTCGTGCACCTGCACGAGGGCGTTGACGCGCGGATCACGCTGCAGGTTATTGCTCAGCGCTAA
- the rpsR gene encoding 30S ribosomal protein S18 has protein sequence MAGKSSGASRKPTRGKNAKTIAPAKKQTVGVIDYKDVATLRKFISERGKIRARRITGVSVQEQRLIAKAVKNAREMALLPYAGSGR, from the coding sequence ATGGCAGGCAAGTCTAGCGGCGCAAGCCGCAAGCCGACTCGCGGCAAGAACGCGAAGACCATCGCACCCGCTAAAAAGCAGACCGTCGGCGTCATCGATTACAAAGATGTCGCAACGCTGCGCAAGTTCATCTCTGAGCGTGGAAAGATCCGCGCCCGCCGTATCACCGGTGTGTCCGTCCAGGAGCAGCGACTGATCGCGAAGGCCGTGAAGAACGCCCGCGAGATGGCACTCCTCCCCTACGCCGGCTCTGGCCGCTAA
- the ssb gene encoding single-stranded DNA-binding protein, translating into MAGEPLITVVGNLVADPEPRVSQAGKSWVTFRIASTPRVRDRQSGDWSDGEPLWLGCRAYGEYADNIAASLTKGMRVIVQGRLTQRSYTDNQGQQRTSLDLEVEEVGPSLRFATTQVSRGQARGQVGGFGGGAQPAGQPSWGQPAAAPQAQPAPAAPVDNPWTNSGQGAATGGFGGGFDDEQPF; encoded by the coding sequence ATGGCCGGAGAGCCGCTGATCACAGTTGTCGGGAACCTAGTTGCCGACCCCGAGCCTCGCGTAAGCCAGGCCGGCAAGTCGTGGGTGACCTTCCGGATCGCCTCGACGCCGCGCGTGCGTGACCGCCAGTCGGGTGACTGGTCGGACGGCGAACCGCTGTGGCTCGGATGCCGCGCGTACGGCGAATACGCCGACAACATCGCGGCATCGCTCACGAAGGGCATGCGCGTAATTGTGCAGGGTCGTTTGACTCAGCGCAGCTACACGGATAACCAAGGGCAGCAGCGCACCTCTCTCGACCTTGAGGTCGAAGAGGTGGGCCCGTCGCTCCGCTTTGCAACTACACAGGTGTCACGCGGTCAAGCGCGTGGCCAGGTGGGTGGCTTTGGCGGCGGCGCGCAGCCCGCTGGTCAGCCGAGCTGGGGACAGCCGGCAGCCGCACCGCAGGCTCAGCCTGCACCCGCAGCTCCCGTAGATAACCCCTGGACCAACTCTGGTCAGGGCGCAGCTACTGGTGGCTTCGGCGGCGGTTTTGACGACGAGCAGCCCTTCTAG
- the rpsF gene encoding 30S ribosomal protein S6, translated as MHPYELMVILDPGIDERTVAPSMEKFLSVIRNAEGVIENIDIWGKRRLAYEIKKQTEGIYVVVNFTATYEATAELDRQLGLSEAVLRTKVLRSDELIAQRAAQTKRDQAKAARAAAKAGA; from the coding sequence ATGCATCCGTACGAACTCATGGTGATCCTCGATCCGGGTATCGACGAGCGTACCGTAGCTCCCAGCATGGAGAAGTTCCTGAGCGTTATCCGCAATGCGGAAGGCGTTATCGAGAACATCGACATCTGGGGCAAGCGTCGCCTCGCATACGAGATCAAGAAGCAGACCGAGGGCATCTACGTTGTTGTGAACTTCACGGCAACCTACGAAGCCACTGCTGAGCTCGATCGTCAGCTGGGCCTTTCAGAGGCCGTTCTGCGCACGAAGGTGCTCCGCTCTGACGAGCTCATCGCTCAGCGCGCTGCACAGACGAAGCGCGACCAGGCTAAGGCAGCTCGCGCCGCCGCTAAGGCTGGCGCGTAG
- a CDS encoding PIG-L family deacetylase, translated as MTNAQDWFDGRARVMFVHAHPDDETITTGGTLAALAEAGREPLLVTLTRGERGEVVPGPFSSLEGTDGLAPHRQAELTAALVMLGLERHVFLGVDPARAEGRAPYIYEDSGMEWAEIDPAHPETPPRAIPASNVGPDALTSVPVVEPLTDLLTAAQLAGAQAIVSYDDGGGYGHPDHVLAHRLSRAIADALGLPFWEIVSEDSPAAPVDDTARVEIHDVTPWMGRKISAMHAYGTQLTVDGDSIVHVGGQRERIEHLESFRLVTGRDSQAE; from the coding sequence ATGACGAATGCACAAGACTGGTTTGACGGCCGCGCACGCGTAATGTTTGTGCACGCGCACCCCGATGACGAGACCATCACCACGGGCGGCACGCTCGCCGCCCTCGCCGAGGCCGGCCGCGAGCCGTTGCTCGTCACGCTGACGCGCGGCGAACGCGGCGAGGTTGTGCCAGGCCCCTTCTCGTCTCTCGAGGGCACCGATGGGCTTGCCCCGCACCGCCAGGCCGAGCTGACTGCGGCGCTTGTGATGCTGGGCCTCGAACGACACGTCTTCTTGGGTGTTGATCCGGCGCGTGCCGAGGGCCGCGCCCCCTACATCTATGAGGATTCGGGCATGGAGTGGGCAGAGATCGACCCGGCTCACCCCGAAACTCCCCCGCGCGCGATTCCCGCCAGCAACGTCGGCCCCGATGCGCTCACCAGCGTGCCGGTCGTTGAGCCGCTCACCGATTTGCTCACCGCCGCGCAGCTCGCAGGCGCGCAGGCCATTGTGAGCTACGACGACGGTGGCGGGTATGGCCACCCCGATCACGTGCTCGCACACCGGCTGTCGCGCGCGATCGCCGATGCGCTTGGCCTGCCGTTCTGGGAGATCGTGTCAGAAGACTCCCCCGCGGCCCCGGTCGATGACACCGCACGCGTCGAAATCCACGACGTGACGCCGTGGATGGGGCGCAAGATTTCGGCGATGCACGCGTACGGTACGCAGCTCACCGTTGACGGTGACTCGATCGTGCACGTCGGCGGTCAGCGTGAGCGCATCGAACATCTGGAATCATTTCGCCTGGTCACCGGGCGAGACAGCCAGGCCGAATAA
- a CDS encoding CCA tRNA nucleotidyltransferase: protein MPSVADSMVALREIAAAAPVVALANAFARHEHEFALVGGPVRDAMLGRPVTDLDFTTSAQPEETSAILTEMGAKIWDVGRDFGTIAARVLGETVEITTYRAEIYRDDSRKPEVTFGDTIEGDLVRRDFTINSMALMLPEMRLVDVSGGVEDLLARKIRTPGSAESSFSDDPLRMLRAARFAAQLGFEVVPDTQEAMVRLADRLDIISAERIRDELVKLLCAHDPIPGIRLLVDTTLAERFLPELTALVATQDDHGRHKDVYEHSLTVLTQTIEMEIARREDPEAGPDIVLRLAALLHDIGKPATRRFEPSGVTFHHHDMVGAKLAKKRLRELRFDNDTVKRVARLIELHLRFFGYSDQPWTDSAVRRYVRDAGTELGQLHILTRADVTTRNRRKAERLDHAYDDIERRIDELAEAEELAAVRPELDGEQIMALLGVKPGPVIGQAYKFLLELRLDEGPVGEEVATERLLAWWATIEKDAQ from the coding sequence ATGCCCTCTGTTGCCGATTCCATGGTCGCGCTGCGAGAGATCGCCGCGGCCGCTCCCGTTGTTGCACTCGCCAACGCCTTCGCCCGCCACGAGCACGAGTTTGCGCTCGTGGGCGGCCCCGTGCGCGATGCGATGCTCGGGCGCCCCGTCACCGACCTCGATTTCACGACCTCGGCCCAACCCGAGGAAACCAGCGCCATTCTCACCGAGATGGGCGCAAAGATTTGGGATGTGGGCCGCGACTTCGGCACCATCGCCGCGCGTGTGCTGGGTGAGACCGTCGAGATCACGACCTACCGCGCCGAGATCTACCGCGACGACTCGCGCAAACCCGAGGTCACGTTTGGCGACACCATCGAGGGTGACCTCGTGCGACGCGACTTCACGATCAACTCGATGGCGCTGATGCTGCCCGAGATGCGGCTCGTTGACGTGTCGGGCGGTGTCGAAGATCTGCTCGCGCGCAAGATTCGTACCCCGGGCTCAGCAGAATCATCGTTCTCTGATGATCCGCTGCGCATGCTGCGCGCGGCCCGGTTCGCGGCCCAGCTCGGCTTCGAGGTCGTGCCCGATACGCAAGAGGCGATGGTGCGTCTCGCCGACCGTCTCGACATCATCTCGGCCGAACGCATCAGAGACGAGCTCGTGAAGCTGCTGTGCGCGCACGACCCGATCCCCGGCATCAGGCTGCTCGTGGACACGACGCTCGCCGAGCGTTTTCTGCCCGAACTCACCGCGCTCGTCGCCACCCAAGACGATCACGGCCGCCATAAAGACGTGTACGAGCACAGCCTCACCGTGCTCACGCAGACCATCGAGATGGAGATCGCGCGCCGCGAAGACCCCGAGGCCGGCCCCGATATCGTGCTGCGCCTCGCTGCGCTGCTGCACGACATCGGCAAGCCCGCGACGCGTCGCTTCGAACCCAGCGGCGTCACTTTTCACCACCACGACATGGTGGGCGCGAAACTCGCGAAGAAGCGGCTGCGCGAGTTGCGCTTCGATAACGACACGGTGAAGCGTGTGGCCCGGCTGATTGAGCTGCACCTGCGCTTCTTCGGCTACAGTGACCAGCCCTGGACCGACTCGGCCGTGCGCCGCTACGTGCGCGACGCCGGCACCGAGCTCGGCCAGCTGCACATTCTTACCCGCGCTGACGTCACCACGCGCAACCGGCGCAAGGCCGAGCGGCTCGACCACGCATACGACGATATCGAGCGCCGGATCGATGAGCTCGCCGAGGCTGAGGAGCTTGCGGCGGTGCGCCCCGAGCTCGATGGCGAACAGATTATGGCGCTGCTCGGCGTCAAGCCCGGGCCGGTTATCGGCCAGGCATACAAATTTTTGCTCGAGCTGCGACTCGATGAGGGCCCCGTGGGCGAAGAGGTTGCCACTGAGCGCCTCTTGGCCTGGTGGGCGACGATTGAAAAGGATGCGCAGTAA
- a CDS encoding DUF6049 family protein yields the protein MRIRSLFTAALSVALVLGGTLSAHAVLPMAPDRPANSARTEARVSPAEATDAEIETDSEGSGAKADRAAAKAEATAEDDAVAPAPSLMVAPSQPILADAKTNLELSAQLTNPTETEVAAGELLIEVSEEPVKSVAALTDAVNTAIPGDSAATDAAAADSGAPGTAFTTLKTAHLGATGPESEQRTTVNVTPEELPFTDLTPPGTYLVRASLTLEGASTPHSAATTPVVWRGTGKTKIDLSMIVPFVLPAKIQAMPSREQLSDLVREWDALLTAAEQAKATLAIDPRIVAGIRSYGVEASGPAREFLARLEASPNPSFLLQFADADVAAQAAIGFTSLVEPTNLDFVTRFGKFEAPVPAADADGKDTGGEDASGETTDADTTGTEAADVDTDVANTEAANAEGAAEAPVEAEAPAGVEAGSATETGAEANADTDANGEPSTSNGAEVDADAKPETNAETDSDTTPDANTGAETDGEVTEVAPPTLAELLQWKTASGEPGSNNSNNAGTSSGSTDSGSGTAAGTVTGEVATAAWPAEGDVDRGTLGLLAESNITSVVLDSSNVRHSGGPRIALNDGEAIITEASLADSATAALAGDTEIERAAGLSALAGELFVRAQAESTGVVLGLNRGSVADTQDPASLLTAIAELSFVRATSVADQPEGTGTLRAAGPLEPRLALLRSAANREASVNEVGAVLVHPQYLSGYQRVRLMSLFSTRYAPAESNFDEVSTKFRTRDSKLLEGVQAISTEHTQLVGVSTSVPVQLHNSLPFDANVTVGVVPVSAAIELEERVFSGVIVGAEANERVLVPVRSRVSSGESGLVVTVSAHGGEPTVYTGTLDLSISSSVEAVALWVLGVSASLLLIFGVYRSVRKRRKASAAAQPSIATSETETPAE from the coding sequence ATGCGCATTCGCTCCCTCTTCACGGCCGCTCTGTCGGTCGCGCTCGTTCTTGGCGGCACGCTTTCGGCGCACGCGGTTCTTCCTATGGCCCCGGATCGCCCCGCGAATAGCGCCCGCACCGAAGCACGTGTCTCGCCGGCCGAGGCTACCGATGCCGAGATCGAGACTGATTCCGAGGGGTCGGGGGCCAAGGCCGATCGTGCGGCGGCAAAAGCCGAGGCTACAGCTGAAGATGACGCGGTTGCGCCCGCACCCTCGCTGATGGTGGCCCCGTCGCAGCCGATTCTGGCCGACGCAAAAACCAATCTCGAGCTCAGTGCGCAGCTGACAAACCCCACTGAGACCGAGGTTGCAGCCGGCGAACTGCTGATCGAGGTGAGTGAGGAGCCCGTCAAGAGCGTCGCCGCGCTCACCGACGCCGTGAACACCGCGATCCCTGGCGACAGCGCCGCTACCGACGCCGCTGCTGCCGACTCCGGCGCGCCCGGCACCGCGTTCACCACGCTGAAGACCGCTCACTTGGGGGCGACCGGGCCTGAGAGTGAACAGCGCACCACCGTCAATGTCACGCCCGAAGAGCTGCCGTTCACCGATCTGACGCCCCCGGGAACCTATCTCGTGCGCGCCAGCCTCACGCTCGAGGGCGCGTCCACCCCACACTCCGCCGCGACGACCCCTGTGGTGTGGCGCGGCACCGGCAAAACCAAAATCGATCTGAGCATGATCGTGCCGTTCGTACTGCCAGCCAAGATTCAAGCGATGCCCTCGCGTGAGCAGCTCTCTGACCTGGTGCGCGAGTGGGATGCGCTGCTCACCGCAGCCGAACAGGCGAAGGCAACCCTCGCGATCGACCCCCGCATCGTCGCCGGCATTCGCAGCTACGGCGTCGAGGCTTCGGGGCCGGCGCGCGAATTCTTGGCTCGCCTCGAGGCGAGCCCCAACCCGAGCTTTCTGCTGCAGTTCGCTGATGCCGATGTCGCCGCGCAGGCCGCCATAGGATTCACCTCGCTCGTCGAACCCACGAACCTTGATTTCGTGACGCGCTTTGGCAAGTTCGAGGCGCCGGTTCCTGCAGCTGACGCTGATGGGAAAGATACGGGCGGGGAAGATGCTAGTGGGGAAACCACTGACGCAGACACCACGGGCACCGAAGCCGCTGACGTAGACACTGACGTAGCGAACACCGAAGCCGCCAATGCGGAGGGTGCCGCCGAGGCACCCGTGGAAGCAGAAGCTCCTGCCGGGGTTGAAGCCGGCAGCGCGACCGAAACCGGTGCTGAGGCCAACGCTGACACCGACGCCAACGGCGAGCCCAGCACCAGCAACGGCGCTGAGGTTGACGCTGACGCCAAGCCTGAAACCAACGCAGAAACCGACAGCGATACCACCCCCGACGCAAATACCGGCGCCGAAACCGACGGTGAGGTGACCGAGGTTGCCCCGCCCACCCTCGCTGAGCTGCTCCAGTGGAAGACCGCGAGCGGCGAACCCGGCAGCAATAACAGTAACAACGCAGGCACAAGCAGCGGCAGCACAGACAGCGGCAGCGGCACCGCCGCGGGCACCGTGACCGGCGAGGTCGCTACCGCAGCGTGGCCCGCCGAGGGCGATGTTGACCGGGGCACCCTCGGTCTGCTCGCAGAGTCGAATATCACCTCGGTGGTGCTCGACTCGAGCAACGTGCGGCACTCGGGCGGCCCCCGCATCGCGCTCAACGACGGCGAAGCCATCATCACCGAGGCCTCCCTCGCTGATTCGGCGACCGCCGCGCTCGCGGGCGACACCGAGATTGAACGCGCGGCCGGCCTCTCGGCGCTCGCGGGCGAACTGTTCGTGCGCGCCCAGGCCGAAAGCACCGGGGTAGTGCTCGGGCTGAATCGGGGCAGTGTCGCCGATACGCAGGATCCGGCGTCGCTGCTTACCGCCATTGCCGAGCTCTCGTTCGTGCGCGCCACCAGCGTGGCCGATCAGCCCGAGGGCACCGGCACGCTGCGGGCCGCGGGGCCGCTTGAGCCCCGGCTCGCGCTGCTGCGTTCGGCCGCCAACCGTGAGGCGTCGGTGAACGAGGTGGGCGCGGTGCTCGTGCACCCGCAGTACCTCAGCGGCTACCAGCGCGTGCGCCTGATGTCGCTGTTCAGCACGCGATACGCGCCCGCCGAAAGCAACTTCGATGAGGTCTCGACGAAGTTTCGCACCCGAGATTCGAAGCTGCTCGAGGGCGTGCAGGCCATCAGCACCGAGCACACCCAACTCGTGGGCGTGTCAACGAGCGTGCCCGTGCAGCTGCACAACTCGCTGCCCTTTGACGCCAATGTCACCGTCGGCGTCGTGCCCGTCTCTGCCGCGATCGAGCTCGAAGAGCGCGTGTTCAGCGGGGTCATCGTGGGTGCTGAAGCCAACGAACGCGTGCTCGTGCCCGTGCGCAGCCGCGTGTCATCGGGGGAGTCGGGGCTCGTCGTCACCGTCAGCGCACACGGCGGCGAACCGACCGTCTACACCGGCACGCTCGACCTGAGCATCAGCAGCAGCGTCGAAGCCGTCGCCCTGTGGGTGCTCGGTGTGAGCGCCTCGCTGCTGCTGATCTTCGGCGTCTATCGCAGCGTGCGCAAACGCCGTAAGGCCTCAGCTGCCGCTCAGCCGAGCATCGCCACCAGCGAAACGGAAACCCCCGCGGAATAG
- the trxB gene encoding thioredoxin-disulfide reductase has translation MRQIIIIGSGPAGFTAAIYAARAGLEPLMFASSVGIGGELMNTTDVENFPGFPEGIQGPELMQRMQEQAEKFGTEVVYDDITDVDFSGDVKRVTSGDGVVHEASAVIYATGSAYRKLGVEGEEKLSGHGVSWCATCDGFFFRQKTIAVVGGGDSAMEEATFLTRFADKVYVIHRRDELKASKIMQQRAFDNEKIEFVWNSEVAEVVGDTEVTGVKLRNTVDGTESDLAIEGLFVAVGNDPRTHLVHGKLDLTSEGTIAVDGRSSRTSAAGVFAAGDVIDASYRQAITAAGSGTAAALDAEHYLAALDQAALAAAK, from the coding sequence ATGCGCCAGATCATCATCATCGGATCCGGTCCCGCCGGTTTTACTGCCGCCATTTACGCGGCGCGTGCGGGTCTCGAGCCGCTGATGTTCGCGAGCTCGGTCGGTATCGGTGGCGAGCTCATGAACACCACCGACGTCGAGAACTTCCCCGGGTTCCCCGAGGGCATTCAGGGCCCCGAGCTCATGCAGCGGATGCAAGAGCAGGCCGAGAAGTTTGGCACCGAGGTCGTCTACGACGACATCACCGACGTTGATTTCTCGGGCGACGTGAAGCGCGTCACCTCGGGTGACGGCGTCGTTCACGAGGCCAGCGCAGTGATCTATGCCACCGGTTCGGCGTACCGCAAGCTCGGCGTCGAGGGCGAAGAGAAGCTTTCTGGCCACGGCGTCTCATGGTGCGCAACCTGCGACGGTTTCTTCTTCCGCCAGAAGACGATCGCCGTGGTTGGCGGCGGCGACTCGGCGATGGAAGAGGCCACGTTCCTCACCCGCTTCGCCGACAAGGTGTACGTGATTCACCGTCGCGACGAGCTCAAGGCGTCGAAGATCATGCAGCAGCGTGCCTTCGACAACGAGAAGATCGAGTTCGTGTGGAACTCTGAGGTCGCAGAGGTTGTGGGCGACACCGAGGTGACCGGCGTGAAGCTGCGCAACACGGTCGATGGCACCGAGAGCGATCTCGCCATCGAGGGCCTGTTCGTCGCGGTCGGCAACGACCCGCGCACCCACCTGGTGCACGGCAAGCTGGATCTCACGTCTGAGGGCACGATCGCCGTTGACGGCCGCAGCTCACGCACATCGGCCGCGGGCGTTTTCGCCGCGGGCGATGTCATCGATGCTTCGTACCGCCAGGCCATCACGGCCGCCGGATCGGGCACCGCGGCCGCCCTTGACGCCGAGCACTACCTCGCAGCGCTCGACCAGGCCGCACTCGCGGCTGCCAAGTAA
- the trxA gene encoding thioredoxin translates to MNEPIIVDEQSFDKLVMQSEVPVLVDFWAAWCGPCRAVSPILDKIAAEQEGKIIIAKLNIDENPNIAAKFRITSIPAMKVFQGGEEVREIIGAMPKQMIEEHLKGII, encoded by the coding sequence ATGAACGAACCGATTATCGTCGACGAGCAGTCCTTCGACAAGCTTGTTATGCAGAGCGAAGTTCCCGTGCTGGTGGATTTCTGGGCCGCTTGGTGCGGGCCGTGCCGCGCAGTCTCGCCCATCCTCGACAAGATCGCGGCTGAGCAAGAGGGCAAGATCATCATTGCGAAGCTCAACATTGATGAGAACCCCAACATTGCGGCAAAGTTCCGCATCACTTCGATCCCCGCGATGAAGGTCTTCCAGGGCGGCGAAGAGGTGCGCGAGATCATCGGCGCCATGCCCAAGCAGATGATCGAGGAGCACCTCAAGGGAATCATTTAA
- a CDS encoding ParB/RepB/Spo0J family partition protein, whose protein sequence is MTAKKRSGLGRGIGALIPQSSTSGERPVDVFFPASGSSSATPEPVEAPEVTATDDLQDVPGARLTRLPVADIVPNRLQPRREFDEDALDELTHSVREFGVFQPIVVREIDPAPAEGPRFELIMGERRLRASRRAGLDTIPAIVRSTADEHMLRDALLENLHRAQLNPLEEASAYQQLLGDFGITQEQLATRIGRSRPQISNTIRLLRLPESVQAKVAAGVLSAGHARAILSLDGDYEAMLHLADKIVNEGLSVRAAEALAAEQPKPKVPKARAGGVQAQLGEIADRLGDRFDTRVAVKLGAKKGQIIIDFATIADLKRVLSNLGDPGFG, encoded by the coding sequence ATGACGGCTAAGAAACGAAGCGGGCTGGGGCGCGGTATTGGCGCCCTGATTCCGCAGTCGTCGACGAGTGGCGAACGCCCGGTCGATGTGTTCTTCCCTGCGAGCGGATCCTCGAGCGCGACGCCCGAGCCCGTTGAAGCTCCCGAGGTCACCGCGACCGACGATCTGCAAGACGTACCCGGTGCGCGGCTTACTCGCCTGCCGGTTGCCGACATTGTTCCGAACCGGCTGCAGCCGCGTCGCGAGTTCGATGAGGATGCGCTCGACGAGCTCACGCACAGCGTGCGCGAGTTCGGTGTGTTCCAGCCCATCGTGGTGCGCGAGATCGACCCCGCGCCAGCTGAGGGCCCGCGGTTTGAACTCATCATGGGTGAGCGTCGTCTGCGTGCATCGCGTCGTGCCGGGCTGGATACGATTCCCGCGATCGTGCGCAGCACCGCCGACGAGCACATGCTGCGTGATGCGCTGCTCGAGAACCTCCACCGCGCACAGCTGAACCCGCTCGAAGAAGCTTCGGCGTACCAGCAGCTGCTCGGTGACTTTGGTATTACTCAAGAGCAGCTCGCGACCCGCATCGGTCGCTCGCGCCCGCAGATCTCGAACACGATCCGCCTGCTGCGCCTGCCCGAATCGGTGCAGGCCAAGGTCGCCGCTGGTGTCCTCTCGGCAGGCCATGCGCGCGCGATCCTGTCGCTCGATGGTGACTACGAAGCGATGCTGCACCTCGCAGACAAGATCGTGAACGAGGGCCTGTCGGTGCGTGCCGCCGAAGCCCTTGCCGCCGAACAACCCAAGCCGAAGGTGCCCAAGGCGCGTGCCGGCGGCGTGCAGGCGCAGCTCGGCGAGATTGCTGACCGCCTGGGTGACCGCTTCGACACACGCGTGGCGGTGAAGCTGGGCGCGAAGAAGGGGCAGATTATTATCGACTTCGCGACGATCGCTGATCTCAAGCGCGTGCTGAGCAACCTGGGTGACCCCGGGTTTGGGTAG
- a CDS encoding ParA family protein, translating to MAEAEKSIVGDHLVDKIRRRRKLAETVSPLPEHTRIITVSNQKGGVGKTTTTVNLASALARRGANVLVIDLDPQGNSSTALGVPHRPEVTSVYDVLLGDAEIADAEAPTTDHENLTCVPSTIHLAGAEIELVSLVAREQRLRTALQTFLDASERTYHYVFIDCPPSLGLLTVNAFVAADEVLIPIQCEYYALEGLSQLLSNIKLIQKHLNPDLHVSTIMLTMYDARTNLAHEVASEVRAHFPAEVIGAVIPRSVRISEAPSYGQTVHAYDPASIGALAYLEAAAEVAERGAPAQTQVMEGA from the coding sequence ATGGCTGAAGCTGAGAAGTCCATCGTTGGCGACCACCTCGTTGACAAGATTCGGCGACGCCGAAAGCTTGCCGAGACAGTTTCGCCGCTGCCCGAGCACACCCGCATCATCACGGTGTCTAACCAGAAGGGCGGCGTGGGTAAAACCACGACGACCGTCAACCTGGCCTCGGCGCTCGCTCGTCGTGGCGCCAACGTCTTAGTGATCGATCTCGACCCCCAGGGCAACTCCTCGACCGCGCTCGGTGTCCCCCACCGCCCCGAAGTGACGAGCGTCTACGACGTGTTACTGGGCGATGCTGAGATCGCCGACGCCGAGGCACCCACCACGGATCACGAGAACCTGACGTGCGTGCCCTCGACCATCCACCTGGCCGGCGCCGAGATCGAGCTCGTGTCACTCGTGGCACGTGAGCAGCGACTGCGCACCGCACTGCAGACCTTCTTGGATGCCTCTGAGCGCACCTACCACTACGTCTTCATCGACTGCCCGCCCTCGCTGGGCCTGCTCACGGTGAACGCGTTTGTGGCCGCTGACGAGGTACTGATTCCGATTCAGTGTGAGTACTACGCACTCGAGGGGCTGAGTCAGCTACTCAGCAACATCAAGCTCATTCAGAAGCACCTGAACCCCGACCTGCACGTGTCGACGATCATGCTGACCATGTATGACGCTCGCACCAACCTTGCACACGAGGTCGCCAGCGAGGTTCGCGCACACTTCCCCGCTGAGGTCATCGGCGCGGTTATTCCGCGTTCGGTTCGTATCTCTGAGGCACCAAGCTACGGTCAAACCGTGCACGCGTATGATCCGGCATCGATTGGCGCCCTGGCGTATCTCGAAGCCGCAGCTGAGGTGGCCGAGCGCGGCGCACCCGCGCAGACTCAAGTGATGGAAGGGGCTTAA
- the rsmG gene encoding 16S rRNA (guanine(527)-N(7))-methyltransferase RsmG, which translates to MTVSRETDPAAIEPEPAAAAVLAGDRIDVLRAFTQDLGERGEELGLIGPLEAPRLWSRHIVNSALLAPLVQSGATVADIGTGGGMPGLILAIVRPDAHFLFIEPMERRCAWLTEQIERLGLTNAEVRRGRVEEFHDAFEVDQVTARAVTALKKLVPLTAPLLRDGGEMLFLKGASIQTEIEAAEKALRKHRVREIAVEELGAGLDVETTRVFRAKIVRHG; encoded by the coding sequence GTGACCGTTTCACGTGAAACCGATCCGGCCGCCATTGAGCCAGAGCCCGCAGCGGCTGCTGTGCTCGCTGGCGACCGGATCGATGTACTGCGCGCCTTCACCCAGGATCTGGGTGAGCGCGGAGAAGAGCTGGGCCTGATTGGTCCGCTCGAGGCCCCACGACTGTGGAGCCGGCACATTGTTAATAGCGCGCTGCTCGCTCCCCTGGTGCAGTCAGGCGCGACGGTTGCCGACATCGGCACCGGCGGCGGTATGCCCGGGCTGATCCTGGCGATTGTGCGCCCCGATGCACATTTCCTCTTCATCGAGCCGATGGAGCGCCGCTGCGCTTGGCTGACCGAGCAGATCGAGCGCTTGGGTCTTACCAACGCCGAGGTGCGCCGCGGTCGCGTCGAAGAGTTCCACGACGCCTTCGAGGTCGACCAGGTGACCGCACGCGCGGTCACCGCGCTGAAGAAGCTCGTCCCCCTGACCGCGCCGCTGCTGCGCGACGGCGGCGAGATGCTCTTCTTGAAGGGCGCCTCGATTCAGACTGAGATCGAGGCGGCCGAGAAGGCGCTGCGCAAGCACCGCGTGCGTGAAATCGCCGTGGAAGAGCTTGGCGCGGGCCTAGACGTAGAGACCACCCGAGTATTTCGAGCTAAAATCGTGAGACATGGCTGA